Genomic DNA from Oscillatoria salina IIICB1:
GATTTAATGAGATTGATGTAAAATTAAGCGGTTGCCTGCGGGATCGTAAGCATAAATTTCTCTACCGTGGGAAGCGGTGGTAATTTCTCTAGCAGGAGGAAATCCAAGGAAGTGAAAATAAGCGATCGCCGCTTCTAAGTTTTCCACCTCAAAACACAAACTCATCCCACTGGCTGTGGAGTCAGCAAATTCACTTTGATGGCTAACCTTGGGGCGAAAAATTCCCAAACGCAACCCTTTTAGCTGGAATTCTGCATATATTTGGGGAAAATAAGCTTGCGGATCTTGATTAAGCAATTGGCGATAAAATTCAACCATGATTTCTAAATCTACCGCCGCCAAAGTTACAAATACATCCTGATAGGGAAAATTCATCCTTTAAATTCTGTTGTCAGATAGACAACGATCTCAAGTAGATACTGTAAAAATAAAACAGTAGATTATAAGCTATTTTCGGAAAAATATTATGACTGCAACTCTCACCTCAACCAGTAAAATTGAATCCCTCTTAGGTGACGAAGCAGAAAGCTTACTTACCTACAAAGCCAAAATTCCTTCAGAAATGTTGCAGTTACCAGGTGCTGATTTGATCGAGCGAGTGTATGCGAAAAGCGATCGCTCTCCTCAAGTCTTACGTTCTCTGCAACAGTTATATTCTACCGGAAGATTGGCAAATACAGGCTATCTCTCGATTTTACCCGTAGACCAAGGAATCGAACACTCCGCCGCCGCTTCCTTTGCTCCCAACCCGATGTATTTTGACCCGGAAAACATCGTTAAATTAGCAATTGAAGGAGGTTGTAACGCCGTTGCGACGACATTAGGCGTACTAGGAATGGTATCGCGTCAATACGCCCATCGCATCCCTTTTATCGTCAAACTCAACCACAACGAACTACTAACTTACCCCAACCAATACGATCAAATCATGTTTGGTTCCGTCGAACAAGCCTGGAACCTCGGTGCTGTAGCTGTGGGTGCAACAATCTATTTTGGCTCAGAAGAATCCGCCCGTCAAATCCAAGAAGTTAGTAAAGCCTTCGCTCGCGCTCACGAGTTAGGCATGGCGACGATATTATGGTGTTATCTGCGAAATAATGTCTTCAAACAAGATCGAGATTATCATCTAGCCGCCGACCTAACCGGACAAGCCAATCACCTTGGAGTTACCATTCAAGCTGATATTATCAAACAAAAATTGCCCGAATGTAACAACGGGTACAACGCGATCGCCAAAGCTACTGGTAATAAATATGGTAGAACCGACGATCTTGTTTATTCCGAACTGAGCAGCGACCATCCCATC
This window encodes:
- a CDS encoding class I fructose-bisphosphate aldolase, yielding MTATLTSTSKIESLLGDEAESLLTYKAKIPSEMLQLPGADLIERVYAKSDRSPQVLRSLQQLYSTGRLANTGYLSILPVDQGIEHSAAASFAPNPMYFDPENIVKLAIEGGCNAVATTLGVLGMVSRQYAHRIPFIVKLNHNELLTYPNQYDQIMFGSVEQAWNLGAVAVGATIYFGSEESARQIQEVSKAFARAHELGMATILWCYLRNNVFKQDRDYHLAADLTGQANHLGVTIQADIIKQKLPECNNGYNAIAKATGNKYGRTDDLVYSELSSDHPIDLTRYQVLNCYCGRSGLINSGGSSGKNDFAQAVRTAVINKRAGGCGLISGRKTFQKPFAEGVKLFQAIQDVYLSEEIAIA
- a CDS encoding VOC family protein — its product is MNFPYQDVFVTLAAVDLEIMVEFYRQLLNQDPQAYFPQIYAEFQLKGLRLGIFRPKVSHQSEFADSTASGMSLCFEVENLEAAIAYFHFLGFPPAREITTASHGREIYAYDPAGNRLILHQSH